One window of the Nicotiana tabacum cultivar K326 chromosome 4, ASM71507v2, whole genome shotgun sequence genome contains the following:
- the LOC107779023 gene encoding protein DETOXIFICATION 35-like codes for METPFLPDFAGDHHQLIGLDGDYRPVKSLKQWWAIFWIETFKLWEIGGPIAFNIICQFGIYSITVAFCGHLGAIELSAVSVAQNVIGTFSFGCMLGMGSALETLCGQAFGAGQIHMLGVYTQRSMIILLFSTFILLPIYIFATPVLKLLGQEHDIAVLAGKFAMLTIPELYSLAITIPTSKFLQAQSKVCVLASIGFVALLLHAVLLWLFIYVFNWGTNGAALAFNVTGWANAMAQFVYVLVWCKDGWTGWSSSAFNEIWAFVRLSVSSAVMLCLEMWYMMSIIILTGHLKDAVTSVGSLSICMNVDGWEAMLFIGINAAISVRVSNELGLGRPRATKYSVFITVFQSLLIGIVCMIVVLAVRNHLAILFTNSKDLQRAVADLAWLLGITMLLNSVQPVISGVAIGGGWQGLVAYINLGSYYVFGIPLGYILGYVANFGVVGLWGGMIAGLALQTLLLSFVLYRIDWNKEVELSAERMRKWGGQVFEAEKPLITEPTKGLP; via the exons ATGGAAACACCATTTCTCCCCGACTTCGCCGGCGACCACCACCAGCTCATTGGGCTCGACGGTGATTACCGGCCCGTTAAAAGCCTGAAACAATGGTGGGCTATCTTCTGGATCGAGACTTTCAAGCTATGGGAGATTGGTGGCCCAATAGCTTTTAACATAATTTGCCAGTTTGGGATCTATTCCATTACTGTTGCTTTCTGTGGTCATCTTGGTGCTATTGAACTCTCTGCTGTTTCTGTTGCTCAAAATGTCATTGGTACTTTCTCTTTCGGCTGCATG TTGGGTATGGGAAGTGCTTTGGAGACACTGTGTGGACAGGCATTTGGTGCTGGGCAAATACACATGCTTGGCGTTTATACACAACGCTCGATGATTATTCTATTGTTTAGTACATTCATTCTGTTGCCAATTTATATTTTTGCAACACCAGTACTTAAGCTTCTTGGCCAAGAACATGATATTGCTGTACTTGCTGGGAAATTTGCCATGTTAACAATCCCCGAGTTGTATTCCCTGGCGATCACTATTCCCACCTCAAAATTTCTGCAAGCCCAGAGTAAAGTTTGTGTGCTGGCTTCTATTGGATTTGTGGCTCTTTTACTCCATGCTGTTCTGCTATGGTTATTCATATATGTATTTAACTGGGGAACAAATGGAGCTGCTTTAGCCTTTAATGTTACAGGTTGGGCCAATGCAATGGCTCAATTTGTTTACGTACTTGTCTGGTGCAAGGATGGGTGGACCGGATGGTCCTCGTCGGCATTCAATGAGATTTGGGCCTTTGTTAGACTCTCAGTTTCCTCGGCAGTTATGCTATGCCTTGAAATGTGGTACATGATGAGTATCATTATCCTCACAGGACATCTCAAGGATGCAGTTACTTCTGTTGGATCCCTCTCTATTTG CATGAATGTTGATGGATGGGAAGCAATGTTGTTCATTGGAATCAATGCTGCCATAAG TGTTCGTGTCTCAAATGAGCTTGGGCTAGGGCGTCCCAGGGCTACCAAATATAGTGTATTTATCACAGTGTTTCAATCACTCCTCATTGGGATAGTCTGCATGATTGTAGTATTGGCAGTAAGAAATCATCTGGCCATTCTTTTCACAAACAGCAAGGATTTGCAACGAGCCGTTGCTGATCTTGCTTGGCTCCTTGGAATAACAATGCTTCTTAACAGTGTTCAGCCTGTAATATCAG GTGTTGCTATTGGAGGTGGATGGCAAGGTCTAGTGGCTTATATCAATTTGGGATCTTACTATGTTTTTGGTATTCCTTTAGGATACATTCTTGGTTATGTCGCTAACTTCGGAGTTGTG GGTCTATGGGGAGGAATGATAGCTGGACTTGCTTTGCAGACACTGCTACTCTCATTTGTACTCTACAGAATCGATTGGAATAAAGAG GTTGAGCTATCGGCAGAGCGCATGCGCAAGTGGGGAGGTCAAGTCTTTGAAGCTGAAAAACCTCTTATTACCGAGCCTACGAAGGGCTTACCTTAA
- the LOC107779024 gene encoding protein DETOXIFICATION 35-like isoform X1: protein MESPLLDDYSGDHHFQLIGPDGDYRPIRGLKEWWAVFWIESAKLWEIGGPIAFNIICQYGLYAITVAFCGHLGATELSAVSVAQTVIGIFAFGFMIGMGSALETLCGQAFGAGQVHMLGVYTQRSMIILLLSTFLLLPIYIFATPILKLLGQDHEIAVVAGRFAMLTIPELYSLSINIPTSKFLQAQSKVGVLAWIGFVALLVHALLLWLFIFVFKWGLTGAAISFNLVGWANAIAQFVYVVVWCKDGWKGWSRSAFNDIWAFVRLSIESAVMLCLETWYMMSIIILTGHLKDAVIAVGSLSICINIDGFEAMFFIGVNAAISVRVSNELGLGRARATKYSVCVTVFQSLLIGIVCMIVVLAIRNHLAILFTNSKVLQRAVADLAWLLGITMLLNSVQPVISGVAIGGGWQGLVAYINLGSYYVFGIPLGYVLGYVANFGVMGLWGGMIAGLALQTLLLSVVLYRIDWNKEVEQTTERMRKWGGQHIETEKTASPHSPKGLRAKIYA from the exons ATGGAATCACCATTGCTCGATGACTATTCCGGCGACCACCACTTCCAGCTCATCGGCCCCGACGGTGACTACCGGCCGATTAGAGGGCTGAAGGAATGGTGGGCTGTATTCTGGATCGAGAGTGCAAAGCTATGGGAGATTGGTGGCCCAATAGCTTTCAACATTATCTGCCAGTACGGACTCTACGCAATTACTGTTGCTTTCTGTGGTCATCTTGGAGCTACAGAGCTTTCTGCTGTTTCTGTTGCTCAAACTGTCATTGGTATTTTCGCTTTCGGCTTCATG ATAGGCATGGGGAGTGCTCTGGAGACGCTCTGTGGGCAGGCATTTGGTGCTGGGCAAGTACACATGCTTGGAGTTTACACACAACGCTCAATGATAATTCTACTTCTGAGTACCTTCCTTCTCTTACCAATCTATATTTTCGCGACTCCAATACTTAAGCTCCTTGGCCAAGATCATGAGATTGCTGTTGTTGCGGGGAGGTTTGCCATGTTAACCATACCTGAGTTGTATTCCCTGTCTATCAATATTCCCACTTCAAAATTTCTGCAAGCCCAGAGTAAAGTTGGTGTGCTGGCCTGGATTGGTTTTGTGGCTCTCTTGGTCCATGCTCTTCTCCTATGGctctttatttttgtatttaaatGGGGTTTAACCGGGGCAGCTATATCCTTTAATCTCGTAGGTTGGGCCAATGCAATAGCTCAATTTGTTTACGTAGTTGTTTGGTGCAAGGATGGGTGGAAGGGATGGTCTCGGTCAGCATTCAATGACATATGGGCTTTTGTTAGACTGTCAATTGAGTCGGCTGTTATGCTATGCCTTGAAACCTGGTACATGATGAGTATTATTATTCTCACCGGCCATCTCAAAGATGCAGTCATTGCAGTTGGATCCCTCTCTATTTG CATAAATATTGATGGATTTGAAGCAATGTTTTTCATAGGAGTAAATGCTGCTATAAG TGTTCGTGTCTCAAATGAGCTTGGGCTAGGACGTGCCAGGGCAACCAAGTATAGCGTCTGTGTCACAGTGTTTCAGTCGCTTCTCATTGGGATAGTATGCATGATTGTAGTATTGGCAATAAGAAATCATCTGGCCATTCTTTTCACAAACAGCAAGGTTCTGCAACGTGCCGTAGCTGACCTTGCTTGGCTTCTAGGAATAACAATGCTTCTTAACAGCGTTCAGCCTGTGATATCAG GTGTTGCTATTGGAGGTGGATGGCAAGGTCTAGTGGCTTATATCAATTTAGGCTCTTACTATGTTTTTGGTATTCCTCTAGGATACGTTCTTGGCTATGTGGCGAACTTCGGAGTTATG GGACTATGGGGAGGAATGATAGCTGGACTTGCTTTGCAAACACTGCTACTCTCAGTAGTACTGTATAGAATTGATTGGAATAAAGAG GTTGAGCAGACGACAGAGCGCATGCGGAAATGGGGAGGTCAACACATTGAAACGGAGAAAACTGCTAGTCCCCATTCTCCAAAGGGCTTAAGAGCTAAGATTTACGCGTGA